CATGTCAAAAAGATCCGCCCCTCTGCAGATGACATCTTGAATCCTATCAGGGTTCAGGAAGTACTTGAACCTGATCCGATCAACATGACTATAAGCTTGCATTTTGAAAGCAAAATCGCTTATGTAGCGGAAGCAAAAGCTGCAATGCCATCCTGAATCAGCAAGAAGCTCATCTGTCTGCCGGAAGTGTGCATACCTCGTCTTTCCAGATCGGTACCTGTGTATTGATGCCCTCCAGCTCTTGTCATCCAGGAAAAACTCAAAGGAGTAAAGATAATTCCTGAGCTGAAGATGAAGTATATCTGGAATGTCATCGCACCACCTCAAGAGGTCTATTGTGTGACCGCTTGGGatttcatcaacatccgacatGATCAGCAGGTCATCATCTTCTATTTTTGCAATCTTAATGAGCTGGTCCAGGGCAACCCTCTGATATGACTCCTCAACAAATGGGTTCTCCCCCTTCACGAACCTTCCCCCAATCATACCATATGTCAGCCGTGATTCAGCAAACCCAAATCGATGACGGTTTTCCTTGAAGTGGAGGGGCTTTTTCATGCCAGTGAATGTTGAGTTGGACTCAAGAAGCACAAACTCTGACACATAGGGACTAAGCTCATTCCAGCGGATCTCAAGGATATCAAGCTCATTGCTGAAGAGTACAGCGTCAAATACACGGCGAGGGGTATCCCGGACTTTCCACCCATGTAGCTTGCAGAGATTCTCCATGGTGACATTTTCATGGTAGTAGTGAGGGATTGTCTTGAAGGGCTTGGGAGGAGATTCCCAGATTGGCCGGAGGAAGTATGTGACCTTCTGACCATGAGCATATATCATTAAGATCAGGATTGGCACACCAATCAAGAGAGCCATAAGTGCCCTGAGATCAAATCCCCGTAGCGCACACTTTAGCCTTGACATGGTCAGAGCTGCCTTTGACATAGGCTGCAAATGAATTCATCAACCATATAAGAAATCAAAGAAGCAATAGTGGACAAAAGGAAATCTGTTAAGTGTCAAGCAAATAAGAACAGCAGCTACCTGCATACGAACTACTCAACTGAATTCTTTAAAATTCTAGTTTACACATGTTTTTTAGGGAGCCTAAACACATGTATTAGCCACCATCTATCCCCAAAGCAACCCATAACCAAAGCCTGCTTACCAAAGTGGGAAACTCCTGAAGCAATATCCCAAAGATCACCTTTTCGCAGCACAAAGGTTTGTTATTTTCC
This sequence is a window from Panicum virgatum strain AP13 chromosome 7K, P.virgatum_v5, whole genome shotgun sequence. Protein-coding genes within it:
- the LOC120641253 gene encoding beta-1,4-mannosyl-glycoprotein 4-beta-N-acetylglucosaminyltransferase-like — encoded protein: MPEAGHYGYKKTDGICDGVFGGEPMSKAALTMSRLKCALRGFDLRALMALLIGVPILILMIYAHGQKVTYFLRPIWESPPKPFKTIPHYYHENVTMENLCKLHGWKVRDTPRRVFDAVLFSNELDILEIRWNELSPYVSEFVLLESNSTFTGMKKPLHFKENRHRFGFAESRLTYGMIGGRFVKGENPFVEESYQRVALDQLIKIAKIEDDDLLIMSDVDEIPSGHTIDLLRWCDDIPDILHLQLRNYLYSFEFFLDDKSWRASIHRYRSGKTRYAHFRQTDELLADSGWHCSFCFRYISDFAFKMQAYSHVDRIRFKYFLNPDRIQDVICRGADLFDMLPEEYTFQEIIAKLGPIPSTYSAVHLPSYLLKNVERFRYLLPGNCRRESG